From Cyclopterus lumpus isolate fCycLum1 chromosome 4, fCycLum1.pri, whole genome shotgun sequence, a single genomic window includes:
- the LOC117729341 gene encoding threonine-rich protein-like produces TPATTTTSAPTTTPALTTTPAPTTTHVATTTIATTTPAPTTTPAPTTTPTPTTTTPAPTTTPTPTTTPAPT; encoded by the exons ACACCTGCCACCACAACGACATCAGCGCCCACAACGACACCTGCACTAACTACGACACCTGCCCCAACTACGACACATGTTGCAACGACAACTatcgcaacgacgacacctgcccccacgacaacaccagcccccacgacaacacctacccccacgacaaca acacctgcccccacgacaacacctacccccacgacaacaccagcccccacg
- the LOC117729340 gene encoding mucin-2-like, with protein sequence PTTPVATTTLSSTTTPVATTTPAPTTPAPTTTPAPTTTPAPTTTPAPMTTPAPTTTPVATTPAPTTTSAPTTPVATTTLSSTTTPVATTTPAPTTTTTPAPTTTPAPTTTLVATTTPVPTTTPAPTTTPLPTTTSVPSPTTTPAPTTTPAPTTTPAPTTTTAPTTTPAPMTTPAPTTTPVATTPVPTTTSATTTPVATTTLSSTTTPVATTTPTPAPTTTPAPTTTPVATTPVPTTTSATTTPVATTTLSSTTTPVATTTPAPTTTPAPTTTLVATTTPTCPHDDTCPHNDTITHDDICCNNTCPHNDISAYNDTCTNYNTCPNYDTCCNDNSTTTPVATTTLSSTTTPVATTTPAPTTTLVA encoded by the exons cccacgacacctgttgcaacgacaacaCTTTCCTCCACGACGACACccgttgcaacgacgacacctgccccc acaacaccagcccccacgacaacaccagcgcccacgacaacacctgcccccacgacgacaccagCGCCCATGACAACACCagcgcccacgacaacacctgttgcaacaacacctgcccccacgacaacatcagcccccacgacacctgttgcaacgacaacaCTTTCCTCCACGACGACACccgttgcaacgacgacacctgcccccacgaca acaaCGACACCTGCCCCAACTACGACACCTGCTCCCACGACGACActtgttgcaacgacgacacctgtccccacgacgacacctgcccccacaacgacaccATTGCCCACGACGACATCTGTT ccgagccccacgacaacaccagcccccacgacaacaccagcgcccacgacaacacctgcccccacgacgacaACAGCGCCCACGACGACACCAGCGCCCATGACAACACCagcgcccacgacaacacctgttgcaacaaCACCTGTCCCCACGACAACATCAGCCACcacgacacctgttgcaacgacaacaCTTTCCTCCACGACGACACccgttgcaacgacgacacct acaccagcgcccacgacaacaccagcgcccacgacaacacctgttgcaacaaCACCTGTCCCCACGACAACATCAGCCACcacgacacctgttgcaacgacaacaCTTTCCTCCACGACGACACccgttgcaacgacgacacctgcccccacgacaacaccagcccccacaacgacacttgttgcaacgacgacacct ACCTGTccccacgacgacacctgcccccacaacgacaccATTACCCACGACGACATCTGTTgcaacaacacctgcccccacaacgacaTCAGCGCCTACAACGACACCTGCACTAACTACAACACCTGCCCCAACTACGACACATGTTGCAACGACAACT CCACcacgacacctgttgcaacgacaacaCTTTCCTCCACGACGACACccgttgcaacgacgacacctgcccccacaacgacacttgttgca
- the LOC117729908 gene encoding G2/M phase-specific E3 ubiquitin-protein ligase-like translates to MRRFRQENMDQDVETRVRVRRKDPLHSALEVVRSPDFCFRTTPIVSFSGEETDGHDGPLREFFRLTLLELQQSSVFEGHPGRLFFTYDLKALEDRKYYEAGVLIGWSLTQGGPGPRCLHPALFQLVCGLKPSLEEFNWRDIVDAEAQIRLQQMHSCTDVKLLSPSLCDWVASSGIPGIYLAQSEELPSIYVRLVKHYIYYRVASMISQFTEGLNSCGGLWETAQSNWEEFVPVMTSTRQQPLTLEEFKQLFTICYSRPDSQLRATEEATAGHWETVLTLVRDGKADLSFEDLLAFITGDDHLPPLGFPKLISLCFYSQDPSISGERLPHSSTCTLELFLPRGAAGAADLLALLSRALREALGFTCFHPEGEGGFIDVVTSS, encoded by the exons ATGAGACGGTTCAGACAGGAGAACATGGATCAAGACGTAGAAACCCGCGTTCGGGTGAGGAGGAAAGACCCGCTCCACAGCGCTCTGGAGGTGGTGAGGAGTCCGGACTTCTGTTTCAGAACGACACCCATCGTCTCTTTCAGTGGAGAGGAGACTGACGGCCATGACGGACCCCTCAGAGAATTCTTTAG ATTGACTTTGCTGGAGCTGCAGCAAAGTTCTGTGTTTGAGGGTCATCCTGGGCGTCTGTTCTTCACCTACGATCTTAAAGCGCTTGAAGACAGGAAGTATTACGAAGCAGgcgttctgattggctggtcTCTGACTCAGGGCGGGCCTGGACCCCGTTGTCTACACCCTGCACTCTTCCAG TTGGTATGTGGCCTGAAGCCTTCTTTGGAGGAGTTCAACTGGAGGGACATTGTTGATGCTGAAGCACAAATCAGGCTGCAACAG ATGCATAGTTGTACTGATGTGAAGCTGCTTTCTCCCAGTCTGTGTGACTGGGTTGCAAGCTCTGGGATCCCTGGAATCTATTTGGCACAATCGGAGGAACTACCATCCATCTACGTCCGCCTGGTCAAACATTACATCTACTACAG GGTGGCCAGTATGATCTCCCAGTTCACAGAGGGTCTGAACAGCTGTGGTGGATTGTGGGAAACGGCACAGTCCAACTGGGAGGAGTTTGTGCCTGTGATGACGAGCACCCGGCAGCAGCCTCTGACCCTGGAAGAGTTCAAACAGCTTTTCACCATCTGCTACAGCCGTCCAGACAGCCAGCTGAGGGCCACCGAGGAGGCCACAGCTGGACACTGGGAAACGGTCCTTACGCTGGTCCGCG ATGGTAAGGCAGATCTGTCCTTTGAAGACCTGCTCGCCTTCATCACTGGAGATGATCATCTGCCTCCCCTCGGTTTCCCCAAATTGATCTCCCTATGTTTTTACTCCCAG GATCCTAGCATATCAGGTGAGCGGCTCCCTCACTCCTCCACCTGCACTCTCGAGCTCTTCCTGccgagaggagcagcaggggcTGCAGACCTGTTGGCGCTGCTAAGCAGAGCCCTGCGTGAAGCCCTTGGCTTTACATGTTTCCACCCAGAAGGAGAGGGTGGCTTCATAGATGTGGTGACAAGTTCATGA